The following proteins are co-located in the bacterium genome:
- the lpdA gene encoding dihydrolipoyl dehydrogenase, with amino-acid sequence MADAYDLVVVGGGPAGYTGAIRAAQLGMTVACVEKDGPLGGTCLNVGCIPSKALLDSSEHYHYVRQGIGVHGVRVGDVGLDLGAMMARKEKIVGGLTSGIAGLFKKHAITRLTGTGKLVAPDRVAVGEQVALAKRVLLCTGSEPTPLPALPFDGERVLSSTEALALARVPQRLVVVGAGAVGLELGSVWRRLGAEVTVVEFLPVIVPWADGTIGRALKRALEKQGIVFRMETTATGAERTADGLRLTVEAKGAAETLEADVALVAVGRRPFAGGSGARELGVAFDAKGRITVNDRFETSVPGVYAVGDVIAGPMLAHKAEEEAIAAVEGMAGHPVHVNYDVIPNVVYTAPELASVGLSEEACKEKGLAVRTGTFPFQANARARCLDATEGSVKVIADATSDRVLGVHILGPRASDLIAEAALAMEFGASSEDIARTCHAHPTLPEALKEAALGVAKRSLNI; translated from the coding sequence GTGGCCGACGCGTACGACCTCGTCGTCGTCGGTGGCGGCCCGGCAGGCTACACCGGCGCCATCCGTGCGGCGCAGCTCGGCATGACGGTGGCCTGCGTCGAGAAGGACGGGCCGCTCGGCGGCACGTGCCTCAACGTCGGCTGCATCCCGTCGAAAGCCCTGCTCGACTCGAGCGAGCACTATCACTACGTGCGCCAGGGCATCGGCGTGCACGGCGTCCGGGTCGGCGACGTCGGGCTCGACCTCGGCGCCATGATGGCGCGCAAGGAGAAGATCGTCGGCGGCCTCACGAGCGGTATCGCCGGGCTCTTCAAGAAGCACGCGATCACGCGCCTCACCGGCACCGGAAAGCTGGTGGCGCCGGACCGCGTCGCCGTCGGCGAGCAGGTGGCCCTGGCGAAACGGGTGCTGCTGTGCACGGGCAGCGAGCCGACGCCGTTGCCGGCGCTGCCGTTCGACGGCGAGCGCGTCCTGTCGTCGACCGAGGCGCTGGCGCTGGCGCGCGTGCCGCAGCGGCTGGTGGTCGTCGGCGCGGGCGCCGTCGGGCTCGAGCTGGGCTCGGTGTGGCGCCGGCTCGGGGCCGAGGTGACCGTCGTCGAGTTCCTGCCCGTCATCGTGCCGTGGGCCGACGGCACGATCGGCCGGGCGCTCAAGCGCGCGCTCGAGAAGCAGGGCATCGTCTTTCGCATGGAGACGACGGCGACCGGCGCCGAGCGCACCGCCGACGGCCTGCGCCTCACGGTCGAAGCGAAGGGCGCGGCCGAGACGCTCGAGGCCGACGTCGCGCTCGTCGCCGTCGGGCGCCGGCCGTTCGCGGGCGGCTCGGGCGCGCGCGAGCTGGGCGTCGCCTTCGACGCCAAGGGTCGCATCACCGTGAACGACCGCTTCGAGACCAGCGTGCCGGGCGTGTATGCCGTCGGCGACGTCATCGCCGGGCCGATGCTGGCGCACAAGGCCGAGGAGGAGGCCATCGCCGCGGTCGAGGGCATGGCCGGCCATCCGGTGCACGTGAACTACGACGTGATCCCGAACGTCGTCTACACGGCGCCGGAGCTGGCGAGCGTCGGCCTCTCGGAAGAGGCCTGCAAGGAGAAGGGCCTGGCCGTCCGCACCGGCACCTTCCCGTTCCAGGCCAACGCGCGCGCCCGCTGCCTCGACGCCACCGAGGGCAGCGTCAAGGTCATCGCCGACGCGACCAGCGATCGTGTGCTGGGCGTTCACATCCTCGGCCCGCGCGCGTCGGACCTGATCGCCGAGGCCGCGCTCGCGATGGAGTTCGGGGCGAGCAGCGAGGACATCGCGCGCACCTGTCACGCGCATCCGACGCTGCCCGAGGCGCTCAAGGAGGCCGCGCTCGGCGTCGCCAAGCGCAGCCTCAACATCTGA